The genomic stretch CGCAGCGCGTGGTCGCCGTCGGGCTCGACTTCGACGACTCGACCCTGCAGGTGCAGCCCTTCGCCGCACCGCGGTCGACCGGGCTCTGGCACGAGATCCGCGCGCAGATCGCGGAGCAGATCCAGCAGCAGGGCGGGGTCGTGACCGAGGTCGACGGCCCGTTCGGCCCCGAACTCCGCGCCCAGGTGCCCGTCGTCGGTGGCGAGGGTGTCACCGACGGCGTCCGTGCGGCCCGGTTCGTCGGCGTCGACGGCCCGCGCTGGTTCCTCCGTGGCGTGATCGCCGGCAAGGCCGCCGACCAGCCCGACGACTCCGCCGACATCGAGGAACTGTTCCGCAGCGTCGTCGTCGTGCGCGGCACGACGCCGATGCCGCCGCGCGACCTCATCCCGCTGCACATGCCGAAGTCGGCGCAGTCGACCATCTGACGCGGCTGCGGCCGACCCCACGAACCAGCCTGGAGGCCCGGTGACGGACCACGACGACCGCTCCCGTCCCGATGCGGTCACCCCGGACCCCTTCGCCGAGGAGCGCGCCGAACCGCTGTCGCTGCAGGCCCAGCTGCGCGACGCGGTGCGGAACGCGGGCATCGGGCAGGTCGCCCCGGGGGAGGCCCCCTCCGGCAAGGCGCTGCTGACGGCCGTCGGGGGTGTCCGCGGGCTCGCCGAGTCGGTGCTGCCGGGCTTCGCGTTCCTGATCGTCTACGCGATCACGAAGGAGGTCGTGCCGAGCGTCGTCGTCCCGGTCGTGATCGGGCTCGTCTTCGTGGTGCTCCGCCTGCTCCAGCGCCAGTCGATCATGATGTCCTTCGCCGGCATCTTCGGCGTCGCGATCTCGGCGGGCCTCGCCCTGCTGACCGGTCGCGCCGAGAGCAACTTCATCCCCGGCATCGTCATCAACGCGGTGTTCCTGGCGGTCATCCTCGTCACGCTGGCGATGCGTCGGCCGCTGATCGGCCTGATCGTCGGGCTGCTCGTGCCGGGGGACGACGACGGGCACGACTGGCGGGACGACCCGGCCAAGCGACGGGTGCT from Curtobacterium sp. MCLR17_032 encodes the following:
- a CDS encoding DUF3710 domain-containing protein — encoded protein: MRIGRRKRDEVEVAEAVVDDVEVAGPSAEIELADDADAGFDEVLATESTDKSAPLDRSDNGPLDETEANLVRPYVDLGGVKILPREGLHLRLEVEEDSQRVVAVGLDFDDSTLQVQPFAAPRSTGLWHEIRAQIAEQIQQQGGVVTEVDGPFGPELRAQVPVVGGEGVTDGVRAARFVGVDGPRWFLRGVIAGKAADQPDDSADIEELFRSVVVVRGTTPMPPRDLIPLHMPKSAQSTI
- a CDS encoding DUF3159 domain-containing protein translates to MTDHDDRSRPDAVTPDPFAEERAEPLSLQAQLRDAVRNAGIGQVAPGEAPSGKALLTAVGGVRGLAESVLPGFAFLIVYAITKEVVPSVVVPVVIGLVFVVLRLLQRQSIMMSFAGIFGVAISAGLALLTGRAESNFIPGIVINAVFLAVILVTLAMRRPLIGLIVGLLVPGDDDGHDWRDDPAKRRVLTVATWMWAGLFAFRLAFEIPLWLAAQVELLAGIKLITGVPLYAALLWVTWLLVRTVFVKDEPAAV